One Alcaligenes ammonioxydans DNA segment encodes these proteins:
- the radA gene encoding DNA repair protein RadA produces the protein MATSTRAARKAKVVFVCTECGADTPKWAGKCPACGAWNSLQETVESPAAASAHRFASLAGSSPVQSLSDVQARELPRVPTGIGEFDRVLGGGLVEGGVILIGGDPGVGKSTLLLQAMAALAQQTKVLYVTGEESAEQVALRARRLGVPTEGVDLLAEIRLESISQALQSHQPSVVVIDSIQTLYSDQLSAAPGSVSQVRECAAQLTRLAKQSGTSMIFIGHVTKDGTLAGPRVLEHIVDTVLYFEGDTHSSFRMVRAFKNRFGAVNELGVFAMTEKGLKGVSNPSALFLSQHSQTVAGSCVMATQEGTRPLLVEIQALVDSAHVPNPRRLSVGLESSRLAMLLAVMHRHAGVVTYDQDVFVNAVGGVKITEPAADLAVLLAILSSLNNRPLPRGLVVFGEIGLAGEIRPAPRGQERLREAAKLGFSIALIPKSNAPRQPVEGLEIWAVDRVEDAVDRLRNL, from the coding sequence ATGGCCACCAGTACTCGTGCGGCCCGCAAGGCCAAAGTGGTATTTGTTTGCACAGAGTGCGGGGCAGATACACCCAAGTGGGCGGGAAAATGCCCTGCCTGTGGAGCCTGGAACAGTCTGCAGGAAACCGTGGAGAGTCCGGCCGCCGCCAGCGCCCACCGTTTTGCCTCTTTGGCAGGCTCCAGTCCGGTTCAAAGTCTTTCCGATGTGCAGGCGCGAGAGCTCCCGCGGGTGCCAACCGGCATTGGCGAGTTTGATCGCGTTCTGGGCGGCGGGCTGGTGGAAGGGGGCGTGATTCTGATCGGGGGTGATCCCGGTGTGGGCAAGTCCACGTTATTGTTGCAGGCCATGGCCGCTTTGGCCCAGCAAACCAAGGTTCTGTACGTCACTGGTGAGGAGTCCGCCGAGCAAGTTGCCTTGCGTGCCCGTCGTTTGGGCGTGCCAACGGAAGGGGTAGACCTGCTGGCCGAAATTCGCTTGGAATCCATCAGTCAGGCCTTGCAGTCTCATCAACCCAGCGTGGTGGTGATCGATTCGATCCAGACCCTGTATTCGGATCAGCTCAGCGCCGCTCCCGGCTCGGTCTCGCAGGTGCGAGAATGTGCGGCTCAACTGACGCGTCTGGCCAAGCAAAGCGGCACCTCCATGATTTTCATCGGTCACGTCACCAAGGACGGGACCTTGGCCGGTCCCCGTGTGCTGGAGCACATTGTGGACACGGTACTGTATTTCGAAGGCGATACCCATTCGTCTTTCCGCATGGTGCGCGCGTTCAAGAACCGCTTTGGGGCGGTCAATGAATTAGGCGTGTTTGCCATGACGGAAAAAGGCCTGAAGGGAGTCAGTAATCCCTCGGCCCTGTTTTTGTCGCAGCATTCCCAAACCGTGGCCGGTTCCTGCGTCATGGCCACTCAGGAAGGCACACGGCCCTTGCTGGTCGAGATTCAGGCCTTGGTGGATTCGGCGCATGTGCCAAACCCGCGTCGCCTGTCGGTGGGGCTGGAAAGCTCGCGTCTGGCCATGTTGCTGGCGGTGATGCATCGCCATGCAGGCGTGGTTACTTACGATCAGGACGTGTTCGTCAATGCCGTAGGGGGTGTCAAGATTACCGAGCCGGCGGCTGACTTGGCCGTACTTCTGGCCATATTGTCCTCGCTGAATAATCGTCCCTTGCCGCGTGGCCTGGTGGTGTTCGGGGAAATCGGCCTGGCCGGCGAAATCCGTCCTGCTCCTCGCGGCCAGGAGCGTTTGCGTGAAGCGGCCAAGCTCGGGTTCAGCATTGCCCTGATTCCCAAGAGCAATGCGCCGCGTCAGCCGGTTGAAGGCCTTGAAATTTGGGCGGTAGATCGGGTCGAGGACGCTGTCGATCGACTGCGCAACCTGTAA
- a CDS encoding 3-deoxy-D-manno-octulosonic acid kinase encodes MSAQSEIVYSLPGGGALLAPELAKQLDLEPQALQRWFEAASYGDQASKVGQGGRQAAWFVNGPFGQAVLRHYRRGGLVARFNESAYLWQGASRTRSWREFQVMSYLHNKGLAVPKVLAGAWWQHGFCYRAALISQRVPDVQPLSMCLDRAPPEAVAHEIVRMHQFEVWHADLNAYNILLDANDKVWLIDFDRARQGPVSPAQALGNVQRLRRSLLKVCGSQGDRWWQQMFSAYRHETQR; translated from the coding sequence GTGAGCGCCCAATCCGAAATTGTCTATTCTTTGCCGGGGGGCGGTGCCCTGCTGGCACCGGAGCTGGCCAAGCAGCTGGATCTGGAACCCCAGGCCTTGCAGCGCTGGTTCGAGGCCGCCTCCTACGGTGATCAGGCCAGCAAAGTAGGCCAGGGTGGCCGACAGGCCGCCTGGTTTGTGAACGGGCCCTTTGGCCAGGCTGTGCTGCGTCACTATCGCCGTGGTGGTCTGGTGGCCCGCTTCAATGAATCGGCCTACCTGTGGCAAGGGGCCTCGCGCACTCGCAGTTGGCGAGAATTTCAGGTGATGTCTTATTTGCACAACAAGGGTTTGGCCGTTCCCAAAGTGCTGGCCGGGGCATGGTGGCAACACGGTTTTTGCTACCGTGCGGCCTTGATAAGCCAGCGGGTGCCCGATGTGCAGCCTTTGAGTATGTGTCTGGACCGAGCCCCCCCCGAAGCGGTGGCGCACGAGATTGTCCGCATGCATCAATTCGAGGTTTGGCACGCTGACCTTAACGCCTACAATATTTTGCTGGATGCGAATGACAAAGTCTGGCTGATCGATTTTGACCGAGCACGACAGGGGCCTGTCAGCCCCGCCCAGGCGCTGGGCAATGTGCAACGTCTCAGGCGATCCTTGCTCAAAGTGTGTGGGTCGCAGGGCGACAGGTGGTGGCAGCAGATGTTTTCAGCTTACCGTCACGAAACGCAGCGTTAA
- a CDS encoding polyamine ABC transporter substrate-binding protein, whose product MNTPQVLAGLLAAAAIMPVAQAQNQVVNVYNWAEYTAPDTLSGFQKATGITVRYDVYDNNDTLQAKLLTGKSGYDVVVPSTHYAARQIEGGLFQKLDKSQIPNWSHLDPDIMALLSDVDPGNEYLIPWGYGTNGLGYNVTKVKEIMGEQVDLGNWDMLFKPENAEKLKGCGISILDEAAQVFPAVLHYIGKDPNSSNEADYREALDLLKQIRPYVRQFSSSGYIDELAAGDLCMVYGFSGDVMISADRARQANKPYAIDYYIPKGGAPVWFDTMAIPKSATNVKEAHAFINYIETPEVHAAITNTMFYPNANKDAREFVVKEVADNPMIYPSPEVSKTLFVIKPQPLKVQRLQTRLWAELKSGR is encoded by the coding sequence ATGAACACACCACAGGTGCTCGCTGGCCTGCTGGCCGCTGCCGCCATCATGCCTGTTGCACAGGCGCAGAATCAGGTTGTTAACGTTTATAACTGGGCTGAATATACAGCTCCCGACACCTTGTCCGGCTTTCAGAAAGCCACTGGGATTACCGTGCGGTATGACGTTTATGACAATAACGACACCTTGCAGGCCAAGCTGTTGACGGGTAAGTCGGGCTATGACGTCGTGGTCCCGTCCACCCATTACGCAGCCCGTCAGATCGAAGGTGGTTTGTTCCAGAAGCTGGATAAAAGTCAGATCCCCAACTGGTCTCACCTGGACCCGGACATCATGGCCCTGCTCTCGGATGTGGACCCGGGAAATGAGTATCTGATTCCCTGGGGTTACGGCACCAATGGCCTTGGCTACAACGTTACCAAGGTCAAGGAAATCATGGGCGAGCAAGTCGACCTGGGGAACTGGGACATGCTGTTCAAGCCTGAAAATGCCGAAAAACTGAAAGGCTGTGGCATTTCCATTCTGGATGAGGCCGCGCAGGTTTTTCCGGCCGTCCTGCACTACATCGGCAAAGACCCCAACAGCAGCAACGAGGCCGATTATCGTGAGGCTCTGGATCTGCTCAAACAGATTCGTCCATACGTGCGTCAGTTCAGCTCTTCGGGTTATATCGATGAGCTTGCCGCGGGCGATCTGTGCATGGTCTACGGTTTTTCCGGCGATGTCATGATCTCTGCCGACCGTGCGCGTCAGGCCAACAAACCCTACGCCATTGACTACTACATACCCAAAGGCGGGGCGCCGGTCTGGTTTGACACCATGGCCATTCCCAAGAGCGCGACCAATGTGAAAGAGGCGCATGCCTTTATCAACTACATTGAAACGCCGGAAGTACACGCCGCCATTACCAACACCATGTTCTACCCGAACGCCAATAAAGATGCGCGCGAGTTCGTGGTCAAGGAAGTGGCCGACAACCCCATGATTTACCCATCGCCCGAAGTCTCCAAGACTTTGTTCGTAATCAAACCGCAGCCATTGAAGGTGCAGCGTTTGCAAACGCGCCTGTGGGCTGAACTCAAGTCTGGACGTTAG
- a CDS encoding ABC transporter ATP-binding protein: protein MQDIRTGTSPWMDGEDAFVRVDEVVKIFGDTVAVQSVSLDVARHEIFALLGSSGSGKSTLLRMLAGFEEPTSGRIYLDNEDITDLPPYRRPVNMMFQSYALFPHMSVEANVAFGLKQEGVPRNEIHERVFEALDLVQMAGFSRRKPNQLSGGQQQRVALARSLVKRPKLLLLDEPMSALDKQIRQKTQIELVKILERVGVTCIMVTHDQEEAMTMASRLAVMSDGQIIQSGTPYDVYSFPNSRFVAGFIGSTNLFTGVVTVDEPDHVHIECEELSRPLYVSHGISEPLGMDVYVSIRPEQIKVSRELPSEDTNWGHGIVTHVSWMGSYTRYQIRLDAGMLIEAQMPSGTLAQPDAPGVDEEVYVSWSDDSVAVLST, encoded by the coding sequence ATGCAAGATATCCGTACCGGAACCTCGCCCTGGATGGATGGCGAGGACGCTTTCGTGCGTGTGGACGAAGTCGTCAAGATTTTTGGCGACACCGTGGCTGTCCAGTCCGTGAGTCTGGACGTGGCCCGTCACGAGATTTTTGCCCTGCTGGGCAGTTCGGGCAGTGGCAAGTCGACCTTGTTGCGTATGCTGGCTGGATTCGAGGAGCCGACTTCCGGTCGGATTTATCTGGATAATGAGGACATTACCGACCTGCCGCCCTACCGGCGGCCGGTCAATATGATGTTCCAGTCCTATGCGCTGTTCCCGCATATGTCGGTCGAGGCCAATGTGGCCTTTGGCCTGAAGCAGGAAGGCGTGCCCCGCAACGAAATCCATGAGCGTGTCTTTGAGGCGCTGGATCTGGTGCAGATGGCTGGCTTTTCACGCCGCAAACCCAACCAGTTGTCAGGCGGGCAGCAACAGCGTGTCGCTCTGGCGCGTAGCCTGGTCAAGCGTCCCAAGCTGCTTTTGCTGGACGAACCCATGTCCGCCCTGGACAAGCAGATTCGTCAGAAGACGCAGATTGAACTGGTCAAAATCCTGGAACGCGTGGGCGTGACCTGCATTATGGTGACCCACGATCAGGAAGAGGCCATGACCATGGCCAGTCGTCTGGCAGTCATGTCGGATGGCCAGATCATCCAGTCGGGTACACCGTACGATGTGTATTCCTTTCCGAACTCGCGCTTTGTGGCGGGCTTTATCGGTTCCACCAATCTGTTTACCGGTGTGGTGACGGTGGACGAGCCCGATCATGTGCATATCGAGTGCGAGGAGTTAAGCCGTCCGCTGTACGTTAGCCACGGGATCAGCGAGCCGCTGGGCATGGACGTGTACGTGTCCATCCGCCCTGAGCAGATCAAGGTCAGCCGCGAGCTGCCCTCCGAAGATACCAACTGGGGCCACGGCATCGTGACCCACGTGTCCTGGATGGGCAGCTACACTCGCTACCAGATCCGTCTGGATGCCGGCATGCTGATCGAAGCGCAAATGCCCAGTGGCACTTTGGCTCAACCCGACGCACCTGGCGTGGACGAAGAGGTCTACGTGTCTTGGTCTGATGACAGCGTAGCGGTGCTGAGCACATGA
- a CDS encoding ABC transporter permease subunit gives MKNLSWRKLLPTSRTLVVAPTFLWMILFLLVPFLLVLKISFADLDFGVPPYTPLAQIADESISFVLNLRGYILLFSDNLYLATYFSSLKMAAVTTIFCVLIGYPVAYYIARSSPAVRSLLLLAVILPFWTSMLLRVYAWVGILRGDGLLNQALMGLGLIDAPLEIYRTDLAVYIGLIYAYLPFFILPLYANLVKLDMRLLEAAYDLGARPWSAFWNVTLPMSMSGVVAGAMLVFIPAVGEYVIPEMLGGADTLMMGRVMWTEFFNNADWPMAAAVTCVMVLLLIIPLILFQYSQMRQMEAQRGGRR, from the coding sequence ATGAAAAATCTGTCCTGGCGCAAACTGCTGCCCACCAGTCGTACGCTGGTGGTGGCGCCCACGTTTTTGTGGATGATCCTGTTTCTGCTGGTGCCCTTTTTACTCGTGCTCAAGATCAGCTTTGCCGATCTTGATTTTGGGGTGCCGCCTTACACACCGTTGGCCCAGATTGCCGATGAAAGCATTTCCTTCGTGCTGAACCTGCGCGGGTATATTTTGCTGTTCAGCGACAATCTGTATCTGGCTACCTATTTCAGCTCCCTGAAGATGGCTGCGGTTACCACGATCTTCTGTGTGCTGATCGGCTATCCGGTGGCCTACTATATCGCCCGCTCGTCGCCGGCCGTTCGCAGCCTGCTGTTGCTGGCTGTGATTTTGCCCTTCTGGACATCCATGCTCTTGCGCGTGTATGCCTGGGTGGGCATTTTGCGTGGTGATGGTTTGCTTAATCAGGCATTGATGGGACTGGGGCTGATTGATGCTCCCTTGGAAATCTACCGTACCGATCTGGCGGTGTATATCGGTCTGATCTACGCGTATCTGCCGTTTTTTATCCTGCCCTTGTATGCCAATCTGGTCAAACTGGATATGCGCCTGCTTGAGGCGGCCTACGACTTGGGTGCCCGACCCTGGTCGGCTTTCTGGAACGTCACCTTGCCCATGTCCATGTCGGGTGTGGTGGCCGGTGCCATGCTGGTGTTTATCCCGGCGGTTGGCGAATACGTGATTCCGGAAATGCTGGGGGGTGCCGATACCTTGATGATGGGCCGGGTCATGTGGACGGAGTTTTTCAATAATGCCGATTGGCCGATGGCTGCGGCGGTAACCTGCGTGATGGTCTTGCTGCTCATCATTCCCTTGATCCTTTTCCAGTACAGCCAGATGCGACAAATGGAAGCACAGCGGGGAGGCCGTCGATGA
- a CDS encoding ABC transporter permease subunit, translated as MTKPNPWLRALVLTLGFGFLYIPILFLIVFSFNDSAIMTSWSGFSFRWYESLFQDRALLSAAKLSFLIAVLTASMATILGTWAAYVLARMGRFKGFALYIGLVSAPLVIPEVVLGISLLLMFVELNALFGWPEQNGIFTIWIGHVVLCTAYATVILQSRMRELDRSQEEAALDLGATPLKAFFQVVLPSIVPALMAAWLLAFTLSLDDVVIASFLSGPGFTTLPVEVFSRVRLGLKPEINALATLLILVIGIFVVFANRLQARRERRA; from the coding sequence ATGACCAAACCCAATCCCTGGTTGCGTGCCCTGGTCCTGACATTGGGCTTTGGCTTTCTCTACATTCCGATTCTGTTCCTGATCGTCTTTTCATTTAATGATTCGGCCATCATGACCTCCTGGTCGGGTTTTTCTTTTCGCTGGTACGAGTCCCTGTTTCAGGACAGGGCTTTGCTCAGTGCTGCCAAGCTGTCTTTTCTGATTGCGGTACTGACAGCGAGCATGGCCACGATTCTGGGTACCTGGGCTGCCTATGTGCTCGCGCGCATGGGGCGTTTTAAGGGCTTTGCCCTGTACATTGGCCTTGTCAGTGCTCCGCTGGTCATTCCGGAGGTGGTGCTGGGCATATCCCTGCTGCTGATGTTTGTGGAGCTGAATGCTTTGTTTGGCTGGCCGGAGCAAAACGGTATCTTCACCATCTGGATCGGGCACGTGGTGCTGTGTACCGCGTATGCCACGGTGATTTTGCAGTCGCGTATGCGTGAGCTGGATCGCTCGCAGGAAGAGGCGGCGCTGGACTTGGGCGCCACGCCCTTGAAAGCATTTTTCCAGGTTGTTCTGCCCTCGATTGTGCCGGCCTTGATGGCCGCCTGGTTGCTGGCCTTTACCCTGTCGCTCGACGATGTGGTGATTGCCTCTTTCCTGTCTGGCCCGGGCTTTACTACCTTGCCTGTGGAGGTGTTTTCGCGCGTACGTCTGGGCCTCAAGCCCGAGATTAACGCCCTGGCAACGTTGCTGATTTTGGTCATTGGTATTTTTGTCGTGTTCGCCAATCGCCTGCAGGCACGCCGCGAGCGCCGCGCTTGA
- a CDS encoding Spx/MgsR family RNA polymerase-binding regulatory protein — protein sequence MFTMYGLKNCSTCQKAIAWFEQNGLSLSFVDYREHPLEAARLQQWAHELGGWPKLVNRASMTWRNLPAQRKEPQDDAQWLALIAEFPALVRRPLLITPDGEVSVGFNEGKFAARFLK from the coding sequence ATGTTCACCATGTACGGTTTGAAAAATTGCAGTACCTGCCAAAAGGCCATCGCCTGGTTTGAGCAAAACGGCCTGTCGCTCAGTTTTGTGGATTACCGCGAGCATCCTTTGGAAGCGGCTCGTTTGCAGCAATGGGCGCACGAGCTGGGTGGCTGGCCCAAGCTGGTCAACCGGGCTTCCATGACCTGGCGCAATCTGCCTGCGCAACGCAAAGAGCCGCAGGACGATGCCCAATGGCTGGCTTTGATTGCCGAGTTTCCCGCCTTGGTACGCCGCCCCTTGCTGATTACACCTGACGGTGAGGTCAGCGTGGGTTTCAATGAAGGCAAGTTTGCCGCTCGTTTTCTTAAATAA
- the rpiA gene encoding ribose-5-phosphate isomerase RpiA, whose product MYTQSELKQQVAQAAVEYVLPFLTPDSILGVGTGSTVDLFIDALAIHKHAFKAAASSSERSTARLQSLGIAVQDLNTIERMDWYVDGADEIDAALNMTKGGGGALTREKIVASVSDKFLCIVDESKLVERLGAFPLPVEVIPMAKNAVARQLRALGGTPVERAGFVTDNGGLILDVSGLSIEDPAALEARINNMPGVVCCGLFAIAPASVALIAGQQGVRTLLADGF is encoded by the coding sequence ATGTACACACAGTCCGAACTCAAACAACAGGTGGCGCAGGCCGCAGTTGAATACGTCCTTCCTTTCCTGACGCCTGATTCCATCTTGGGTGTGGGTACCGGTTCCACGGTCGATTTGTTTATTGATGCGTTGGCGATCCACAAGCATGCCTTCAAAGCCGCAGCGTCCAGCTCGGAGCGCTCGACGGCTCGTCTGCAAAGCCTGGGTATTGCGGTGCAAGACCTCAACACCATCGAACGCATGGACTGGTATGTGGATGGTGCAGACGAAATCGATGCGGCGCTGAACATGACCAAGGGAGGCGGCGGCGCCTTGACCCGCGAAAAAATCGTGGCTTCAGTGTCGGACAAGTTCCTGTGCATCGTGGACGAGAGCAAGCTGGTGGAGCGCCTGGGCGCGTTTCCCTTGCCGGTGGAAGTCATCCCCATGGCTAAAAACGCTGTCGCCCGTCAGCTGCGTGCCCTGGGTGGCACTCCTGTCGAGCGTGCGGGCTTTGTCACCGATAACGGTGGCCTGATTCTGGACGTGTCCGGTCTGTCCATTGAGGACCCGGCAGCCTTGGAGGCACGCATCAATAATATGCCTGGGGTGGTGTGTTGCGGCCTGTTCGCGATTGCGCCTGCCAGCGTGGCCTTGATTGCCGGTCAGCAAGGGGTGCGTACGCTCTTGGCTGACGGTTTCTGA
- the phoU gene encoding phosphate signaling complex protein PhoU codes for MNEHTNKQFHSDLEATRSLFLQMGGIVESMVRSATEALQTGDMSLVDQVREREKEINRLEVEIDERITNLIARNQPTAIDLRMLLSISKMLTDMERCGDEAERIAKMARRLHEGTAGYEPVVELRHMSASVAGMINDVLDAFARQDAVHAAQIVRSDKEVDREWKGSLRHIITYMIEDPRTISHSIDLIFIARALERIGDHAKNMAERVIYMVRGDDVRHTGVKNTERTARGEPLPEPESEDKV; via the coding sequence ATGAACGAACATACCAATAAGCAGTTTCACTCCGATCTGGAGGCTACCCGTTCACTGTTTTTGCAGATGGGCGGCATCGTTGAATCGATGGTCCGGAGTGCGACCGAAGCCTTGCAGACAGGGGATATGTCGCTGGTCGATCAGGTTCGCGAGCGTGAGAAAGAAATCAATCGCCTCGAGGTGGAGATTGACGAGCGCATCACCAACCTGATTGCCCGCAATCAGCCAACTGCCATTGACCTGCGCATGTTGCTGTCCATCTCCAAGATGCTGACCGATATGGAACGCTGCGGGGACGAAGCCGAGCGCATCGCCAAGATGGCGCGCCGTCTGCACGAAGGCACGGCAGGCTACGAGCCCGTTGTGGAGCTGCGCCACATGAGCGCCTCGGTCGCTGGCATGATCAACGATGTCCTCGATGCCTTTGCGCGTCAGGATGCGGTGCATGCGGCACAGATTGTGCGCAGTGACAAGGAAGTGGATCGTGAGTGGAAAGGTTCGTTGCGCCACATCATTACCTACATGATCGAGGACCCGCGCACGATCTCGCACTCCATCGACCTGATCTTTATTGCCCGTGCGCTGGAGCGCATTGGCGATCACGCCAAGAACATGGCGGAACGGGTGATCTACATGGTTCGCGGCGATGATGTGCGTCACACGGGTGTGAAAAACACCGAACGTACAGCGCGTGGTGAGCCGTTGCCAGAGCCGGAATCTGAAGACAAAGTCTGA
- a CDS encoding EAL domain-containing protein: MCRLDLPEIAPYSTHLRLWLVNLSYLQALYGSEFHRFVLDTVQQRLLDCGLNAGEVLIQGDYVLITLHRLSSQARFQRAHPNALAQLLGAALECDPISQGDKRIYLHTQVAYHYDSRQYDTDLLHPPVPNPSSHHHPATLAVWHKVWARTYRNDMNLAVRMLDDLQDGLLALAFQPIYHLDAKHQGAAFYEEALIRHSRGADYSLPDAIAAMERLGLISRLDRSVLGSVVGLLNANPALCLGANLSAGSLQDDLWWQDFFSYLDSRPDVAQRLILEITETGSIAHKPTALRLIAQLQNLGARIALDDTGSGNSTLAFLVQTHADIVKIDRSILLRARRPGQPTHLLRNLVNVCADYSAYVIIEGVENEADLDLVRHSGAQGAQGYLLARPTLTPTWWEHPSFITVQDAVLVRTRFYPGCAPLGHRLGF; the protein is encoded by the coding sequence ATGTGCCGCCTAGACTTACCCGAGATTGCCCCCTACTCCACCCACTTGCGTTTATGGCTGGTCAATCTCAGTTATCTGCAGGCCTTGTATGGTTCTGAGTTTCATCGCTTTGTGCTGGATACGGTGCAGCAGCGACTACTGGACTGCGGTCTGAACGCTGGAGAGGTGCTTATCCAGGGAGACTATGTTCTGATCACCTTGCACCGCCTGAGCAGTCAGGCGCGCTTTCAACGTGCCCACCCCAATGCCCTGGCCCAGTTGCTGGGCGCTGCTCTGGAGTGCGACCCCATCAGCCAGGGCGACAAGCGCATTTATCTGCATACTCAAGTGGCCTATCACTACGACAGTCGCCAGTACGATACGGACCTGCTCCATCCACCGGTTCCTAACCCCAGCTCTCACCATCACCCCGCCACACTGGCTGTCTGGCACAAGGTCTGGGCCAGGACCTATCGGAACGATATGAACCTGGCGGTCCGGATGCTGGACGACCTGCAAGACGGCTTGTTAGCGTTGGCCTTTCAACCCATTTATCACCTGGACGCAAAACATCAGGGTGCCGCCTTCTATGAGGAAGCCCTGATTCGTCACTCGCGCGGCGCGGACTATTCCTTACCCGACGCAATAGCTGCCATGGAGCGGCTGGGGCTGATTTCACGCCTGGATCGCAGCGTGCTCGGAAGTGTGGTGGGGCTACTCAATGCCAACCCTGCCCTGTGTCTGGGGGCCAACCTGTCTGCCGGCTCTTTGCAGGATGATTTATGGTGGCAGGATTTCTTCAGCTACCTGGACAGCCGGCCGGATGTCGCTCAACGCCTTATTCTGGAGATAACAGAGACAGGCTCCATTGCCCACAAACCCACAGCCTTGCGTCTTATCGCCCAACTGCAAAACCTGGGGGCGCGCATTGCTCTGGACGATACCGGCTCAGGCAACAGCACCCTGGCCTTTCTGGTACAGACCCACGCGGATATTGTGAAAATTGATCGCTCGATTTTGCTTCGAGCACGACGCCCCGGCCAACCCACGCACTTGCTGCGCAATTTGGTCAATGTCTGCGCCGACTACAGCGCCTATGTCATCATTGAGGGCGTGGAGAATGAGGCGGATCTGGACCTTGTGCGCCATTCCGGTGCACAGGGGGCACAAGGCTACCTGCTGGCACGTCCTACCCTGACCCCTACCTGGTGGGAGCACCCCTCATTCATTACCGTGCAAGACGCGGTACTCGTTCGAACCCGGTTCTACCCAGGCTGCGCACCATTGGGCCATCGCCTGGGCTTTTAA
- a CDS encoding oxidative damage protection protein, giving the protein MARMIHCVKLKQEAEGLEFPPYPGELGTKIWRSISKQAWANWMEVQTRLVNENRLNLADARARSYLKEQMEQYLFEDKDVEADGFTAPQA; this is encoded by the coding sequence ATGGCACGCATGATTCACTGTGTGAAGCTCAAGCAGGAAGCCGAGGGCCTGGAGTTCCCCCCTTATCCGGGCGAGTTGGGCACCAAAATCTGGCGCTCGATCTCCAAACAGGCCTGGGCCAACTGGATGGAAGTGCAAACCCGGCTGGTCAATGAAAACCGCCTGAATCTGGCTGACGCCCGTGCCCGCAGCTACCTGAAAGAGCAGATGGAACAATATCTGTTTGAAGACAAGGACGTGGAAGCCGACGGCTTTACCGCCCCCCAGGCCTAA